Genomic DNA from Leucobacter triazinivorans:
TGGCGCAGACGTTCTGGACCGGGGAAGCGGCGGAGCTGCTGCGGGTCGGGCCGGGGTTCCGGCTGCAGGACGTGGATCCGGCGGCGACCCCCGGCACCGACGGCGGGAAGAGAGACGGCGCGGCCGAGCTGGCGCGTTCGGCGCAGCAGCTGCGCGGACTGCAGGAGAAGCTCTTCGCGCAGAGCCGTCTCGGGGCGCGGGAGCGGCTGCTCGTGGTGCTGCAGGCGATGGACGCCGCGGGGAAGGGCGGGATCGTGAACCACGTGTTCTCCCAGCTCGAGCCCTACGGCCTCGCGTTGACAGCATTCAAGCCGCCCACGGAGGAGGAGCGCGCGCACGACTTCCTGTGGCGCATCGAATCGCGGGTCCCCGGTCCTGGCGTCATCGGCCTGTTCGACCGCTCGCACTACGAGGACGTGCTGATCCAGCGCGTACGCGGGTTCGCTCCGTCCGACGAGATCGAGCGCCGCTACGGCGCGATCCTCGATTTCGAGCGCCGCCTCGCCGACGATGGGGTGCGCATCGTGAAGATCATGCTGCACATCTCTCCCCAGGAGCAGGCCGAGCGGCTGCTCGCGCGGCTCGACGACCCGGAGAAGCACTGGAAGTACAACGCCGGCGATGTCGAGGAGCGCGTGCACTGGGCGTCGTACATGGAGGCCTTCCAGATCGCCATCGAGCGCACGACCGCCGATCATGCGCCCTGGTTCGTGGTGCCCGCGAACGCCAAGTGGTACGCGCGGGCGGCGGTGCAGCGCATCGTCATCTCCGAGCTGCAGCGGATCGATCCCCGATGGCCCGAGCCCGACTTCGACGTCGCCGCCGAGCGGGCCCGCGTCGCCGGGACGCTCGAGCTGCGCTGGCCGGCGTGACGCCATCCGCCGTGTTCCGGTTCCTCGCAGGTTCGTCGCTCAACGGGCGGTGGATCGTGCGACTGCGTTCGCTGCGCTCTCTTCGCGCAGGGTGACGGGGCGGACGCCCTACGGCGCGAACGCCTCGGTGATGGGCCGCAGTTTGGAGACCGTCTCGCCGAGCTCGTGCTCGGGATCCGAGCCGGCCACGATCCCGCCGCCGGCGCTCGCGACGACGGCGCGCTCCCCGGTCCCGGGATCTGCCGGGCTCACCTGGGCGCAGCGCAGCGCGATGACCCACTCGCCGTCGCCCTCGGCGTCGATCCACCCGACCGCGCCGGAGTAGCGTCCGCGATCGAACGGCTCGAGCTCGTCGATCGCCGCCACGGCGGCCGAGGTCGGCGTTCCCGCCACAGCTGCGGTGGGGTGGAGCGCACCCACGAGCTCCAGCGCCGAGCTGCGCTCGCCGAGACTCGCGCCGAGGTCGGTGGCCAGGTGCCAGACATTGGGGAGCCGGAGGGTGAAGGGCTCCTCGCTCGTGTGCAGCTCGCGCACGTACGGGGAGAGCGCCGTCACAACGCTCTGCACTGCGAACGCGTGCTCGTGCTGCTCCTTGGCGCTCGTGAGCAGCTCGTCCCGGGCTCGCGCATCGCGCTTCGCATCCTCGGGGTGCCGTGCGCGCGTGCCGGCCAGCACCCGTGCGGAGACGGCTCCGCTCGTGGAGCGCACGAGCGTCTCGGGGCTCGCGCCGACGAGCCCGTCGACCGCGAAGGTCCAGCAGTCGAGATAGCGATCGGCGAGTCTGCGCAGCGGGATCCGGAGATCCGCGTCGCGCGGGATCGTGCCGCCGAGCTGACGGGCGAGCACGATCTTCTCCGCCTCGCCCTCGGAGATCCGCCTGCCGGCCTCGCGCACGCCGTCGAGGTAGGCCGCGACCGCGTCCGAGTGCGTCTCTCGGTCCGGTTCGTCCGCTGCGCCCGCCCGCGGGTCCGTCGGCGAGGCGCCGAACGCGGTGCCGGGCCACGACCCCTGCGGGCGCGCCTCGGGACGCAGCGGCGCGCTCGTCGCCGGCGCATCAGCGCACGAGACCTCGGTGATCCACCAGCTGGTCCGGTGCCGCGCGACGAGGATCCGGGGCACCACGAGCACGCTCTCCGCCGCGCTGCGATCCGCGAACGCGAACGCGCCGAGCGCCACGAGCCCGGTGCCCGGCAGGCGCACAGGATCGTCGATCACGGCGGCCTCGGCGATGCGCCGCCACTGCGCCGCGGCATCCCGGAAGCGGGTGGGCCCGGTGAACGTCAGCCGAAGGATCTCGCCGACACCGACGCACCCGCGGTCGTCCCGCAGCCAGAGCAGCGGGTGCTCGGGGTCGGCGAGCGACACGAGGTCGGGCGCTTCTGCGAGCGGTCTCGTGATCGCCCGCAGCCGGGGCACTCCGTGATCAGTGGTCACTCGATCCAATCTACCTCGCTCGCTCGAACGGTCACTGCACGCGGTGCGAGGAGACGCGGGATCCCGCCAGCTCCCCGCCAGTGCGGACGGGCTAGCATGGAGGGGTGACCCGAGCCGATACCGCGACCAAGCACGCCGCCGACGTCTCAGCGATGTTCGACGAGGTGTCCCCTCGCTACGACCTCATCAACGACGTGCTGACGGTGGGCAACGACCGTCTGTGGCGCATCGCCACGACGCGGGCGATCGCGCCCCGCAAGGGCATGCGGATCCTCGACCTCGCCGCGGGAACCGGCACGTCTTCGGCGGCGCTCACCGCGCAGGGCGCGCACGTCGTCGCGGCGGACTTCTCGAGGGGGATGCTCGAGGAGGGGCGCAGGCGGCACGCGGGCAACGACCTCATCGAGTTCGTGCAGGCCGACGCCACCGCGCTGCCCTTCGAGGACGACAGCTTCGACGCGGCTACGATCTCCTACGGGCTGCGCAACGTCGCCGATCCGCGCGCGGCGCTCGCGGAGATGCGCCGCGTGGTGAAACCGGGCGGACGCGTGGTGATCGCGGAGTTCTCCACGCCGCCCTCGGCGATCGTGCGCGGGCCGTACGCGTTCTACGGGCGCCACGTGCTGCCGCGCATCGCCGGGGTGATCAACCGCGACGCTGCCGAGGCCTACCGCTACCTCAACGAGTCGATCGAGGCGTGGCCGCAGCAGGCGGAGCTCGCCGCCTGGCTGCGGGAGGCCGGCTTCGAGCGGGTCGCCTACCGCAATCTCACCTTCGGCATCGTCGCACTGCACCGCGGGTTCGTCCCCCACCGGCCCGCGCCCGTCGAGTCTCCCGCGAAGCAGCCTGCGGCGAAGAAGGAGCCGGCTGCGGCGAAGAAGCCCGCGGCGGCGAACAAGCCCGCGGCGGCGAAGAAGCCCGCGGCGGCGAAGAAGCCCGCGGCGAAGAAGGAGCCGGCTGCGGCGAAGCAGCCCGCGGTCGCGAAGCAGCCCGCGGCGGCGAACAAGCCCGCGGCGGCGGCGCAGCCGGCAGCCGACCCGTCCGCCGGGTCGAAGCCGAAGCCGGCCGATCCTGCGCACACGAGCGGCGACGGGCGCCCCGAACCGAGTACCGGAGATACCCAGTGAGTCGACCAGACGTCTACGACACGGCGACGCAGGCGCTGCCCATGCGCCTCTTCCGCGGCGCGCAGGATCGCCGCCATGCGAAGCAGCTGCAGGAGCAGCTCGAGCTCATCGAGGCCGGCCTGCAGGAGCATCTCCGCTTCGCCTCCCCGATCGCCGATGCTCCCGCGCGGTATCTGATGCACGCGGGCGGCAAGCGCATCCGGCCCATGCTGACGCTGCTGACGAGCGAGCTCGGCGATGGTCCCGACGAACTGGTGCGTCGCGCCGCTCAGGCGGTCGAGCTGACGCACCTCGCGTCGCTCTACCACGACGACGTGATGGACGACGCGAAGCTGCGCCGCGGCGTCCCCGCCGCGCAGACGGTGTGGTCGAACTCGGTGGCGATCCTGGCCGGAGACCTGCTCTTCGCTCGCGCGTCGTCGCTGGTGTCGGGCATGGGCGAGGAGGCGATCCTGCTGCAGGCCCGTACATTCGAGCGCCTCTGCTTGGGCCAGCTGCACGAGACCGTCGGCCCGCAGGCGGGAGAGGACCCGATCGCCCACTACATCCAGGTGCTCGCCGACAAGACCGGTGCGCTCATCGCCACTGCGGCCCGCATGGGCGTGATGTTCGGCAACGGTCCCGCAGAGTACGCCGACCCGGTGACGGAGTACGGCGAGCGCATCGGCGTCGCCTTCCAGCTCATCGACGACGTGATCGACCTCTCTCCGAAGAAGGAGCAGACGGGCAAGCGCGCCGGCACCGACCTGCGGGCGGGCGTCGCGACGCTCCCCTACCTCCTGCTGCGGCAGCGTGCCTCCGAGTATTCCGCCGATGCCGAGCTGCTCGCCCGGATCGACGCCGGCGTCACGGCGATCGCCGAGGGGGCCGATCCCGCGCTGCTCGATCCCGAGGTGGAGGCGCTGCGCGCCCACGAGGTGACGCGCGAGACCGAGGCCACGGCGACGCGCTGGGCCGAGGAGGCGAAGCAGGCGCTCGGGGCGCTGCCGAGATCGTCCGTGCGGCGCGCGCTGGAGCGCATGGCCGACTCGATCGTCGCTAGAGAAGGCTAGCCTTCCGTCGGTCGGCACCCCATGTCATCCTGCGCGACCGGAGGGAGTCGCAGGATCTCACCGAGAACATTTGGATTCTGCGCCCGCGCGCAGAATGACGTCACAGAGGAGAGAGCAGAGCGATGAGCACGATGCGACTGGCGATCGTCGGAGCGGGTCCCGCGGGGATCTACGCGGCCGATCTGCTGCTGAAAGCCGAGCGGGACTTCGAGGTGGAGATCGACCTCTTCGAGCAGCTGCCGGCGCCCTACGGGCTGGTGCGCTACGGGGTCTCGCCCGATCACCCGCGCATCAAGGGCATCATCACGGCGCTGCGCGACGTGCTCGACAGCGGTGCGATCCGCTACTTCGGCAACGTGCGATACGGTCAGGATCTCACGCTCGACGACCTCAAGCGCCACTACCACGCGGTGATCTTCGCGACCGGTGCGATCCGCGACGCCTCGCTGCAGATCCCCGGCATCGACGCCGAGGGCTCGTACGGCGCGGCCGACTTCGTGAGCTGGTTCGACGGTCACCCCGACGTGCCGCGCACCTGGCCGCTCGAGGCCCGCGAGGTGGGCGTCGTGGGCAACGGCAACGTGGCGCTCGACATCTCGCGCATGCTCATCAAGCACGCTGACGACCTGCTGCCCACCGAGATTCCGCAGAACGTCTACGAGGGACTCAAGGACAACCCCATCGAGGATCTGCACCTCTTCGGCCGACGCGGCCCGAAGTACGTGAAGTTCACGCCGCTCGAGCTGCGGGAGCTGGGCGAGGTGCGCGACGTCGACATGGTGATCGACGAGCGCGACTTCGACCTGGAGGACGCGTACGCCGACGAGGTGCTCGCCAAGAACAAGCAGGTCGTCGTGATGACGCGCATCATGGACAAGTGGCGCGCCGAGCAGGGCGAGCGGGATGCCGGGCGGGTCGAGGCGGCGTCGCGCCGCCTGCACCTGCACTTCTGGTCGAAGCCGGTCGAGGTGGTCGTCGAGGACGGTCGCGTCGCCGGGCTCAAGGTCGAGCGCACGGCGCCCGATGGTCACGGCGGAGTCGTCGACACGGGCGAGTTCGAGGTCATCCCGATGCAGTCGCTCTATCGTGCGGTCGGGTACTTCGGCTCCCCCCTCGACGAGATTCCCTTCGACGAGGCGAAGGGCGTGATCCCGAACGTGCAGGGCCGGGTGCACGATCTCGAGGGATCCCGGATCCCCGGGGTCTACGCCACCGGATGGATCAAGCGGGGCCCGGTCGGGCTCATCGGCCACACGAAGTCGGACGCGATGGAGACCCTCGAGTGCCTGTTGGAGGATCGTGACAGTTGGTGGCGTCCCGAGGCGCCCGAGGCCGACGCGGTCCCCGAACTGCTGCACGAGCGCGAGGTGCCCTACACCACGATCGAGGGCTGGCGCCGGCTCGACGAGCATGAGCTCTCGCTGGGCGAGGAGGCCGGTCGCACGCGCATCAAGGTGGTGCCGCGCGACGAGATGACGCGCATCTCGCGCGGGGAGTAGCGCGCCCGGCCCGCGATCGGCTTGAGATCCCGATTCTTGTCGCATTCATGGCGGGATCGCGACGAAAATCGGGATCTCGGTGAGGTGACTGCCCGGGCCCTCCCCGGTCATCCTGCGCGGAGCGAGTGGTGGGTGTGCCGCTCCCCGGTCATCCTGCGCGGAGCGAGTGGTGCGTGTGCCGCTCCCCGGTCATCCTGCGCGGAGCGAGCTTGCGAGCGCAGTCGCAGGATCCATCGCCCCCGGGGGAGCGTGCGGGCGAGCCCTCCCGAAAGCACGCGCGCAATACCCGTTTCCTGTACTAGGATCCAACATGGACACCGTCCAAGCCCGCGGGGAAGCGGGCCGGTGCTCTGCCGAGGGGATCACCGTCCATGCCGCATCACCGCCACTCGCACTCGCACTCGCACTCGCACTCGCACTCGCACTCGCACCGCCACCCGCACCCGAGCCGCCGCGCCCGGGTCCGCCGCCCCGTCTCCGCGATCCTCGCGCTCTTCCTCGCAGCGGGAGCGCTGCTCGGG
This window encodes:
- the ubiE gene encoding bifunctional demethylmenaquinone methyltransferase/2-methoxy-6-polyprenyl-1,4-benzoquinol methylase UbiE; translation: MTRADTATKHAADVSAMFDEVSPRYDLINDVLTVGNDRLWRIATTRAIAPRKGMRILDLAAGTGTSSAALTAQGAHVVAADFSRGMLEEGRRRHAGNDLIEFVQADATALPFEDDSFDAATISYGLRNVADPRAALAEMRRVVKPGGRVVIAEFSTPPSAIVRGPYAFYGRHVLPRIAGVINRDAAEAYRYLNESIEAWPQQAELAAWLREAGFERVAYRNLTFGIVALHRGFVPHRPAPVESPAKQPAAKKEPAAAKKPAAANKPAAAKKPAAAKKPAAKKEPAAAKQPAVAKQPAAANKPAAAAQPAADPSAGSKPKPADPAHTSGDGRPEPSTGDTQ
- a CDS encoding polyprenyl synthetase family protein is translated as MRLFRGAQDRRHAKQLQEQLELIEAGLQEHLRFASPIADAPARYLMHAGGKRIRPMLTLLTSELGDGPDELVRRAAQAVELTHLASLYHDDVMDDAKLRRGVPAAQTVWSNSVAILAGDLLFARASSLVSGMGEEAILLQARTFERLCLGQLHETVGPQAGEDPIAHYIQVLADKTGALIATAARMGVMFGNGPAEYADPVTEYGERIGVAFQLIDDVIDLSPKKEQTGKRAGTDLRAGVATLPYLLLRQRASEYSADAELLARIDAGVTAIAEGADPALLDPEVEALRAHEVTRETEATATRWAEEAKQALGALPRSSVRRALERMADSIVAREG
- a CDS encoding isochorismate synthase, with the protein product MTTDHGVPRLRAITRPLAEAPDLVSLADPEHPLLWLRDDRGCVGVGEILRLTFTGPTRFRDAAAQWRRIAEAAVIDDPVRLPGTGLVALGAFAFADRSAAESVLVVPRILVARHRTSWWITEVSCADAPATSAPLRPEARPQGSWPGTAFGASPTDPRAGAADEPDRETHSDAVAAYLDGVREAGRRISEGEAEKIVLARQLGGTIPRDADLRIPLRRLADRYLDCWTFAVDGLVGASPETLVRSTSGAVSARVLAGTRARHPEDAKRDARARDELLTSAKEQHEHAFAVQSVVTALSPYVRELHTSEEPFTLRLPNVWHLATDLGASLGERSSALELVGALHPTAAVAGTPTSAAVAAIDELEPFDRGRYSGAVGWIDAEGDGEWVIALRCAQVSPADPGTGERAVVASAGGGIVAGSDPEHELGETVSKLRPITEAFAP
- a CDS encoding PPK2 family polyphosphate kinase gives rise to the protein MAQTFWTGEAAELLRVGPGFRLQDVDPAATPGTDGGKRDGAAELARSAQQLRGLQEKLFAQSRLGARERLLVVLQAMDAAGKGGIVNHVFSQLEPYGLALTAFKPPTEEERAHDFLWRIESRVPGPGVIGLFDRSHYEDVLIQRVRGFAPSDEIERRYGAILDFERRLADDGVRIVKIMLHISPQEQAERLLARLDDPEKHWKYNAGDVEERVHWASYMEAFQIAIERTTADHAPWFVVPANAKWYARAAVQRIVISELQRIDPRWPEPDFDVAAERARVAGTLELRWPA
- a CDS encoding FAD-dependent oxidoreductase, with translation MSTMRLAIVGAGPAGIYAADLLLKAERDFEVEIDLFEQLPAPYGLVRYGVSPDHPRIKGIITALRDVLDSGAIRYFGNVRYGQDLTLDDLKRHYHAVIFATGAIRDASLQIPGIDAEGSYGAADFVSWFDGHPDVPRTWPLEAREVGVVGNGNVALDISRMLIKHADDLLPTEIPQNVYEGLKDNPIEDLHLFGRRGPKYVKFTPLELRELGEVRDVDMVIDERDFDLEDAYADEVLAKNKQVVVMTRIMDKWRAEQGERDAGRVEAASRRLHLHFWSKPVEVVVEDGRVAGLKVERTAPDGHGGVVDTGEFEVIPMQSLYRAVGYFGSPLDEIPFDEAKGVIPNVQGRVHDLEGSRIPGVYATGWIKRGPVGLIGHTKSDAMETLECLLEDRDSWWRPEAPEADAVPELLHEREVPYTTIEGWRRLDEHELSLGEEAGRTRIKVVPRDEMTRISRGE